From the Periophthalmus magnuspinnatus isolate fPerMag1 chromosome 1, fPerMag1.2.pri, whole genome shotgun sequence genome, one window contains:
- the LOC117388952 gene encoding ras-related protein Rab-1A — MNPEYDYLFKLLLIGDSGVGKSCLLLRFADDTYTESYISTIGVDFKIRTIELDGKTIKLQIWDTAGQERFRTITSSYYRGAHGIIVVYDVTDQESFNNVKQWLQEIDRYASENVNKLLVGNKCDLTTKKVVDYTTAKEFADNLGIPFLETSAKSATNVEQAFMTMAAEIKKRMGPGATAGAAEKSNVKIQSKPVQTSSGGCC; from the exons ATGAACCCCGAATA CGATTATTTATTCAAGCTGCTGCTCATCGGAGACTCTGGAGTCGGGAAGTCCTGTCTCCTCCTACGGTTTGCA GACGACACGTACACAGAGAGTTATATCAGCACGATCGGAGTCGACTTCAAGATCCGCACCATCGAACTGGACGGCAAGACCATCAAACTGCAGATC tgggACACAGCCGGACAGGAGCGCTTCAGGACCATCACCTCCAGCTACTACAGAGGAGCTCACGGCATCATTGTGGTGTATGACGTCACAGACCAG GAGTCCTTTAACAATGTGAAACAGTGGCTTCAGGAGATTGACCGTTATGCGAGTGAGAACGTCAACAAGCTGCTTGTGGGAAACAAATGTGATCTGACCACCAAGAAGGTCGTGGACTACACCACAGCCAAG GAGTTTGCGGATAACCTTGGAATCCCGTTCCTGGAGACGAGTGCGAAAAGTGCGACCAACGTGGAGCAGGCGTTCATGACAATGGCGGCTGAAATAAAGAAGCGCATGGGCCCCGGAGCCACAGCCGGAGCTGCGGAGAAGAGCAACGTAAAAATCCAGAGCAAACCGGTCCAAACCAGCTCCGGAGGCTGCTGCTAA